The following is a genomic window from Sutcliffiella horikoshii.
TGCTTGGAGAATATTATATTGAGCTAGGAGAGGCTTATAACATCAGAGGAGATGTTGCCTTTGCACAGGCAATTCATGAAACGAATTACTTCCGTTTCACCGGAATTGTCAAACCGCACCAGAACAACTACGCTGGTATCGGAGCGACAGGTGGAGAAGTGAGAGGTGCCTCGTTCGCTACCCCTGAAGAAGGTGTCCTTGCTCAGATTCAGCATCTGTACGCATATGCCAATCGAAAGCCGCTACCAACAACCTATCCTAAAGTAGATCCACGCTTTGACCTTGTCACAAGAGGAATTGCCCCTGGATGGATAGATTTGAACGGACGCTGGGCTGTTCCTGGAACTCAATACGGACAGTTAATCTTGAAAATATATGAAAAAATGCTGGAAGAAACGATTACGGTAAAACAGGAAGAGTTGGAGAAGATGAGGGATGTGCTGGTAGAAGTAAGAAGAGAAAGTTAAAAGGAATCTAAGATTATTGGTGATAAATGGAAAATTAGTGGTTTTTTTTCACGAATGTCATTAAACAACCTATTAGTAGCATAATATAGTGAAAATCCTAATCTGTTAGGGAGGGGTTTAGATGACATTAGAGGTTTGTAAAGCAAAATTGAATGTGAATTTCAAGCATGGATTCACCATTTCGCCAGAATTAAGTATAGAAGAAGCATTAAAAGCAGTTTTGCAAGGCTTAAAAAATGGAGACGCTCAAGAGGTAAATATAGCTGTTGAATACCGGCAGAAAGAGACAATTGAATAATTTATAATAAAATGTTTGATTAGCAGTTCTGGAAGTTAACTTTAACTACCAGAACTGCTCTTTTGTAACAGAAGAAACAATTAGTGCTAAAATCCATTTAAATCAGCATATTTACACAAACCTTTTAAACAAGCAGGAATATACTATTAATATAAAAGATAAAGGAGTGAAGCTGATGATCAAAGTAATAAGAGTACTTGGTGAGAGTAAAGTAGTAGAAGAAAATCAAGTGAAAACGAAGAAGAAAACTTCCAAAAAACCTTTGGATAATAGGCTTTTAAGATGTAATTTACGACCATGGTTTATGAAAATCAACTAATATGGCGAACAAGTAATGTAATATAAATAGCAATAGAAAATAGTCTGATGTCCTCAAAAGACAACAGACTATTTAATTTCATATAATTGTTACTAATCTTAGGAATGATGTAGATTTTCTATTTCTTTTTTCAGAGCAGCAAGCGCTATATCACTTAATTGTTCCATTTCTTTTATTTTGTAAGCAATTTGTGACATTCTATTTTTACCATTTTTTAGTACGTGTTCAAGTTTGGCTTGTAATACTGCTTCTTCCTCTTCGTAATTACAAAAGAAATCCTCTAAATCAAAGGCCTGGAGGAGGCTTCTTACTTTGCTTAATTTACTTAAACAAAATGTTGGGACATTATTTCTAATACCTACTAAAGAGGGATGGAGTTTAAAGGAAACTAAATAATCCAAGTTCTGTATATGACTATATGTTACGTCCAAGTATTGATAATTCTTGATGACTATATCGGCTTTGGGATTAAGTTTCAAAATTGTTTCCTTTAACTTTAAACAAGTGTTGAGATCTGAGAATCTGTTTCGAACGTCCACTACAGCTATTAGAGAAATTGTATATTCGTTAGGGGATAATGTAGAAAGAATTTTAGCTATTTTATTTAGAGGGAATTCTTCATATGAGAAACTACAGACACCTATTGTTTTTTTATATGGGTTCTTAATAATCGGATAATTTGGTTGCTTATAACTAAAAGCAATATCTGGAACTTTTTTAATATTGGCATTCAGTTTTAAATATTCAGCAAGCCTTACAGAGTTTGAATCTCTTACATATAATCCTTTTGCATGTGTAATAACTTCACGATACTTTTCAACTTCCTCTTTTGGCCAGGTTTCAGGAGGATAGAAGTCTACAATCCCTACACCGTAAACCCATGTTGGAAGTTTTATTAAACCTTTTGGAAAGTAACTGTCGTTATAAGAGTAAGGAATGATTAGGTCTCCTCCTCCTACAATGACAGAGTCAGAAGAGAAATAATCCATATGCTTAACAATTGGATAAACAGTATGTTCATGAAAGACCTGTTTGAATGTTTCAAGAAATAGTTCATCACCAAAATTTCCTTGTCCATAATAGCCAGCAATACCAATTTTCATTTACTCACCTCATCTGTTCTTTTAAATATGGAAATCCTAGGGTTATTAAGTCTTATATGATTATTATTTTTACTTTTTAACTGAAAGCTAGGAAGAGCTCCTAATTTCTTAACTAACTCCGTAATGTCTACAGAGTATGTTTTGTTAATGGATTCTTTCAAGTTGTAGCTTTTAAAGGAATGGAGGTCAAGTTTAGTGGAATATGTTAGCTTGTCGAAATCTATTTCATTCAGGGTATAATTAATTTCTACATGTAAGGTAGTAAAAGAATGTGTTGTTCCAATATCAATGTCCAAGTAAATATGGTTACTTCCTAAGTCTATATTTTCTTTTGGTGCTTTCAAGAAACATTGATACTCACCTTGAGGCTTTTGCCCGATGAATGGAGGATCGTGTTTAAGATTAGTGTTAGGATAGTATGAATTGGTAGTGCAGTGTGCTAAGTTAAAAGTATTGTTATGATAAAAAATAGAATTTAGTAGTTGTTGGGTTTCACTGGGCTTGTTAATGGCTGGAAAATAATTTACCAATGATTGTTGAATTGTTCTATACCGTTCTTCCCAACTAAATTGTTTAGCATATTGTGATAAGTAGGACGGATTTCGCTTATACACAAGTGCTTTGGCAATATATGAGAGAAATTGATGATGAGTATCTGCAACATCTACAAACGGTATCATTTTCTTAACTTCTGGGAGATTAGTAGAAACAACTGGTTTTCCTGCAGCTAAATATTCATAAACTTTAATGGGGTTTGTACTTTCCGTAATTCTGTTTAGTTCAAATGGGATAATACAAATATCGAAATAAGCAAGAATAGCTGGTAGATCACTATAATCTCTGTACCCAAGATAAAAAACATTAGTTTTATTTACTATTTCAGAAGTTAACATAGGACCTATGATAATAATTTGACCATGCGGGTAGGTGTCAGCTAGTTTGGAGATGATTTCTTTATCTACCCATGGGGCCCATGCACCTATATAACCAATTTTCGGCCCGTCTGAAAAAGGTACACCTTCTAAATTATCCATATTTATAAATTGAGAGTTATGGAAAAATTCCCACTCGCACCCATTAGGAACTAGCGTAACAGGCGTTTCTGGTGCAATCTTCTTCATTTTCTCCTTCAAATTCATGGCGGTACAAACAATTGTATCTACCTCATGGACCCACCGTTTTTCATCATCATCCCAATCTGGAAAGTCATCTACACAATCGTAAACGAGAAAGTCAGCATTAAATTCTTTAGCAAATGGAATTTTTTTGCTCCACGATGTCCAATATAGTTTATCTTCCTCTAACATAGGTAATATTTTATCCATAAAGAATTGGGCATGGTTAATAGTGAATAAGTTATTTTCTACTTCACTCCAAACTTTTCCAGGTTGGTTTTCCTTATTAAAATATAGGACAGTGTGATTGTCTTTAGCAAACTGCCTCATTAAATGTTGAGGGCGCTGCCTCATAAACGACCAATCAATTGTAGGTGGATAAATTATAATAGTCATAGCTCACCTCTATTATTTAATTTAGAATAATATCTAAGATTCTTTTACTAATTCCAGTTTTTCCATATGGGTGTGTCCAGTCTGCTTTTTTCAGGATACTCGCTTTTACAGCTTCAAGTATCTTTTCTTTTTGGTAACCAGCGAGTGTATTTGCTCCACATTCAAGTGTCTCAGGTCTTTCTGTGTTTTCCCTAAGAGTAACGCACGGTGTGCCAATGATGCAGGACTCTTCCTGCAAACCCCCGCTATCTGTAATAACTAGCTTTGCATGATATTGCAGGTGAATAGTGTGGTAGAAATTTGGTGGAGGATCTAAAATGATGATGTTAGGATTATCCACCAGTCGTTGAAATAGATTCTGTTGTGCCAAGATCTTTTTTGTTCTGGGATGCATGGACAAGACTAATTTACTTTCGGGGTGGGTGGCAAGATCTAAAATGGATGAAAAAATGGAATGGAGACGTATAGGGTTGTCTGTGTTTTCCTGCCGGTGAACAGTAATAAAAAAGTATTTCTTTGAGTCAAGACCATAAATATCTAATACGTTTATCTTGTTATGATGTTTAACATGCTCTATCGCATCTACTATTGATTGCCCTACGAGATAAATACCACTATTGATACCCTCTGTGTTTAAATTTTTTACTGACTCTTCAGTAGGAGCGAATAAATAAGTTGACATATTATCTACTAGAATACGATTTATTTCTTCCGGCATTGTTTTATCGAAGCTTCTTAATCCTGCTTCTACGTGTGCAACTGGAATGGACAATTTTGCAGCTGCTAAACAAGCTCCTAGAGTAGTATTGGTGTCACCATGAACGACTATTGTATCTATTTTCTCTCTAATAATTATCTCTTCTAATTGAACCATTATTTTCGCAGTTGTTGCCGCATGAGAGCCAGAACCAACACCTAGGTTGTAGTCTGGTTTTGGAAGACCAAAAATATCAGCAACCATTCCGTCCATATGGTAGTCGTAATGTTGTCCGGAATGTACATATAGATGATGAGAGTTTCTTTTTTTCATTTCCTTAATCAATACTCCCATTTTTATCAATTCTGGTCTAGTGCCTACCACTACTGCCATCTTTTTATTCAACGAAAAGCACCCTTTCATTTATTGAGACTGTTAATTAGAGAGATTGCTTGCTTTACACGATGGCTCCAAGTATTGGAGAGTGCGAAATTTTTACGTATTGAGCTGTCACCTGGATTTTCTAATCGCGATTGTACTTTTGAAATAAATTCAGGGTAACTTCGTCCAATATCAACAAATTCTTTAACCAATAAACATTCAGGTAACGCTGTGGATACGACTGGTTTGCCTGTGGCCAAATATTCATACATCTTCACTGGATTTGTGGCTAAAGTAACAGGAGTTATTTTGAAAGGTATAATACAAACTGCCATCTGATTTAAATAGGATGCTAATTGATGGTGGGGGAGATGCCCTAAGAAAGTTATATTCGGTAAATGATCTAAAGTGAACTTTCTACCAAATTCGATTCCTATAATCTTGATTTCACAATCTTTAAATGCACGCGCAAGTCTTTTGATTAAATTATCATCTACCCAAGGAGCCCATGCCCCGATATAGCCTATTATTTTTTTTTCACCTGTTACACTCTGCTTTGATGGAATGTGGAGACCCATAGACTCGTCATATCCATTACGAATCAAGTCAATTCTTTTATGAGGATACTCTTTTTTTAGACGCAAGTATAGTCTTTCTGCTGTACAAGTAACTGCATCCGCGACCTCCATCATTTCTTTCTCATATTTAACCCAATCTGCAAATTCATCCACACAATCATAAATTATCCAGTCTGCTTTATATACTTTTAATTCCTTTGCTAACATTGCCCATGAGCACCAAACACCAACTTTGCAATCTTTCTCTTTTCTGACTTTTGGTAATGTATAATTTAACCAATTGTCATGATGATGGACTAAATAAAGGTTTGGTGCAATTTCCTCTATTTCCCGATCCTGTTGAGTCTTATTACAGTAGAATACCGTGTATCCTTGTTTCGCAAAATTCTGCATTAACTGTTGAGGTCTTTGCTTCATAAAACCCCAATCGATGGTTGGAGGATAGATAAGGATGTTCACTGATATTCACTCGCTTCCGTATTCTGTTTTTTGGAAAAAGTCATAATTTATATTATGTAATAAAAAAATAGAAGGTGTGGACTAATTGACTAATACATGTATGTTAACTATTGTTATTTGTACCTATAATGACGGGTCTTATTTAACAAATGCAGTATCAAGTGTTATCTCTCAAACAAAAAGGAACTGGGAGCTCATTATAGTTAATGATGGTTCTGAAGATAATACAAAGACAATCCTTGACTCCTTGGTGTGGAATCCGTCAGTTCGGATAATCCACAATAGAGTTAATTTGGGGAAAGCTGCTTGCTTGAATATAGCTCTTAATGAGGCAAAAGGAGAATGGTTAATGGAGTTAGATGCAGATGACTGGCTTCCCAATAAGTGTACAGTGAAACTAGAAGAGCAGATCCTTGCATTAAGTAATGACGTAGCTTTAATATATGGGAAATATAAGGAGTGGCGAGAACGAACAAGAGATGGTGCCCTTTTTTTTTCGAAAATACATGGAAGAAAATATGTTGACCTGATGCAATATATAAACAATCCAACTCCAATAGCCCCTAGAGTCTATAAAATGGACTTATTAAGGAAAAGTAATGGATGGTGCTTATCAGATATGTATGGAGGCAGAATGTATGAGGACATATATATGGTTTGCACAATATCTAAACTTGGAAAAGTGGAGTTTGTTAATGATGTTTTATATCACAGGCGCCTCCGAAAAAACAGTATCTCAAATAAAACGTCTGCTAACTATATCTCTTGGAAGAAGTGGATGATGTCCACACTAATAAAAGGTAGCGAATAAAGATCAATTCGCTACCTTTTAAATTATGCAACTGCCAACACGCGAATTCCTTCCACATTAGCAAAGAACACAGTGATTAGTTCAGTTGGTGTTACATAAGAACCATTTGTAACTTCCACGACAAAAGATTCAGTACCAACGGATCGCAATATTCCTTCAACAAAAAATTGGTTAGCCCCATAAACTTCTATATCTCTATTAATATACTTTGATAAAATTTCAGCAAATGTCACGATTTTCCCTCCCGTCTTTTCCTAAGCAACGCTTATAACACTAGTATATGGAATGATAAAAACATCTCCAGTAGGAGTTGTTATTTCTACTGCATCTGTTCCTACAGTCGTAACCGTTCCCTCGATGACATCAAAAGTGGCATTGACTGTAACTGTATTACCTAAATTAGCCTGGAATTCCTCTCTAATAGCGTCAATTGGAGCACCAAATTGTGCTTCTAAAGCGGCAATTCTTGCTGTATTAGCTGCTAAGGTTGCTTCTATAGATGCTAGCCTTGCTAGGATAGCTGTCAAATTTGGGGGTGTTGGTGGGAAGCAGCCCCCAGCAGTACCCTGTTCTCCTCTTCTCCTTTTGGACCAAAGGGGTTCTTGTTTGCAGTCGCTATAACAACCTTCAATATATATTATTCCCATTAATGGTTATCCTCCTTTATTACTACTTTCACCATTCTATCTTATTCAATTTCTTTTGATTGGTAACCTTGTAAATTGGACAGGAGGTGCCCTTTTTTATGTACTTGGATATATAATGAATGAAAAACACCAACACATACTAATGTGCTGGTGTTTAGGTTTGATCATATTATTAAGCTGCCGGTACTGGGGAGATAAATGCAAGGTCTTTACAGCATACATATACTAGTTGACCGGCTTCAGTAAATGGTCCATCACCTAGTTCGACAACTACCAGTGTGATAATTCCGGACTTTTCATCTATACATGCTATACGGTAGGTTGTTGTAAAAGCACCTGCAACGGTACCAACTACAACCTCTTGCCCAAGCAAAGATTTAGGGTACTTGCCACAAAAACAATCTTGGGAGTGATTCTCTTCTTCTCTGATAGGTTCTGTTCTTGAGCATTTAGATTTATATTCATAATATAAACTCATTTTTCTTTCCTCCTTAACTAATAATTGATTTTATTAACCAGCCACAGGTGGTACTGGTGAGATGAACGCAATGTCCTTGCAACATGCATAAAATAGAGCTCCAGGTAACAAAGGACTTCCCTCTGGAGCGGTTACTACTACTAGCGTAATAATCCCAGACTTTTCATCAACGCATGCTAAACGGAATGTAACCCCTGTCAATGTACCAGCAATGGTACCTACAATAACTACTTGCCCTAATAAATATTTAGGAAATTTTCCACAAAAACAATCTTGACGATGATGTTTGTCTTTATGGTCATGATGATTTCCACAACAACTCATAATTTTTGCCTCCCTCTAATTATGTTAGGAAAATTTATCTTCCTACAATAATGTATTCTGCTTCTAGTAATCGGAGAGGGCATTTACCATGGTACAAGCGCCTTTTTTTCTATTAAACTAGTAATTATGCCTACGTGAACTTGAGGTTAATTCTGTTTACTGCTTTTAATGGAGAAGGCAAGCCACTACTGTAAAGAAAGCCATCGACTGTTAATTTTGAAGAGCGTTGATTGATTGTTATTTCCCATCCTTTAAACGAAAGGGATTCATTCTTTTTTAAATTTGGGCTTCTGGTAGGTCTAATCCAATATTCACCTTCACTTCTAATCTTTTCTTTCCAATCCTTTGTTGCATAAACCCATTCACCAGATTGACTAGGGTTATTTTCTTCCAATAGATCAGGATTACTTATCTTTCCCGTAAGAGAGACTCTTTCTCGGGAGGTCACTTTAAGACAAAGTATTAAATCTTCATAATCCAAGGTGGAGTTATTCTCAATATGAAAGTCTGCCAAGATTGTGATGAGGGACTCTTCCTTTGAAACAATGAAAGTATAGTTGAAGTAGCTGTATATCGTGTCTTTATTACGTGTTATTATAGGTTGATCAATAGGTTTTATAGTTATTTCCGAGCTTATCTTTCTCTCTTCCTCTAGTTCCACTTCTAACAACATAACTTTTTCCTTTAGTTTATTTATTTCACCAACCAACCTATCAAGTTGATTAAATTTTACTTCTTTATATTTATTCTCCCAAAAAAGAGTTCTAGTTTTTTCTTTTTGTAGCTGCATTTGAATTTCATGAAGACGGTTCTTATATTTTGTTATTTCTGCTTTATAATGAATTAGTATTTGTTTGTTCATTTCATTTAAGTTTCCCACAATATCATCTCCTTCTTTATTCTTACAACCTATGTAGATTGATGTTTGTCATATGAAAACAACCATCACTTTTCAGGTCTGATTGACCTGAAAGTTGATGGTTGTGATAAGATATAAAGCACTTCTTTAAAGGAAGTATTTAGCGTCTTCTATGTGCCGGGAATATTTCTGGGCATTGCGGTGGGAATTCTTTAGGCGGGCAAAGAAGGCCTTCAATAATTTCCTCACGCGGTCTGCAAACTCTTGCTTCCACTTCTAATTTAACATCTGCTTCCATTTGAACATCTAAGCAAAGAATAAGGTTAACGTCTAATTGAGAAAGGTCTGGAGTTGCAATTAGGTTTGCATCACATTCAAAGAAAGTGATATGGCAATCTAACTCTGTTCCTTCAGGTGCACAAAGAAGGAATGTTTGAACAGTTGCGAAAGGGATTGGAGCAGAACAACATACAACATGCCCCATCTCATCTACGATATGAACTGTTACATAACCCTTGATTAACACTTTGACTCTTTGCAGGGTAATTTCAGTTCCTCCAATTTCCACTTCTACATCTTGACGTCCACCCGCTTGATCAATCTCTTTACATACTAGACCTTTGTGGTGGCGATGATGATGGTGTGCAAGTGTATCAACCTTATGTCCATGTTCATCAGATAAGAAACATTTTACAGACAAAGGCCCTAGCTTTTTATCGCATAAGATGTCTGCAATGTTATCATCTTCGTTATGGTCTAGGTCACAAGCAAATAGGCCATTTAAATCATTCTTGCAAATAGGTTTTAGAGCTACATCTAGTTGGCGGGTAACCCAGTCGTAAACCTTACGAGTCTTAATACAGACTCTTTCAGTTTCGTTATGACTCACTTAAAACTCCTCCTATACTTTTATTACCCATTTGGGTTACGGGACTACTGTATAGTATGAATTTGTTGGGTAAGTGTGCCGAGATAAAAACCCAAATTTTATTTTTGTATTTGATTGTCATATTTCCCAAGCTAATGGAATTACTTTTAAAAGGGAAGTTTTTTGGGAGGGATAAGCATGAAGAGCTTTAAAAACGACGATAAAATAATCTTGCAACAGAAAATTATTCATTTAGGTGCTGAGGTGAAGCGCCTTACTGCAGATGTAGAAAGACTTAATAGTAAGTCTCTCTTGAAGAATATAGAAAAGCAAAAAGACGCCTATGAAGAGAAAATTTATCAGCTTACTGACCAATTGACCAAATTGGAGGAAGAGGAAAACGAAAAAATCTCTAAGCTTCAAAATGAAGTTGCACAATATAAAGGAGAGCTTATTAAGCAAAAAGAGAATCATCAAGGGAAACTGATGACCATTAGCAATGAAGTGTATCAGCTTAAGCAACAATGTGAGGCAGAACGGACGGCACACTTGAAAGCAATTGAGGTGAATGAACAACTATCGGAGGAGTTTGAGGTCCTGAAGCGAGAGCTCGAAAAGGAAAGCACAATTAATCAGGATCT
Proteins encoded in this region:
- a CDS encoding polysaccharide pyruvyl transferase family protein: MKIGIAGYYGQGNFGDELFLETFKQVFHEHTVYPIVKHMDYFSSDSVIVGGGDLIIPYSYNDSYFPKGLIKLPTWVYGVGIVDFYPPETWPKEEVEKYREVITHAKGLYVRDSNSVRLAEYLKLNANIKKVPDIAFSYKQPNYPIIKNPYKKTIGVCSFSYEEFPLNKIAKILSTLSPNEYTISLIAVVDVRNRFSDLNTCLKLKETILKLNPKADIVIKNYQYLDVTYSHIQNLDYLVSFKLHPSLVGIRNNVPTFCLSKLSKVRSLLQAFDLEDFFCNYEEEEAVLQAKLEHVLKNGKNRMSQIAYKIKEMEQLSDIALAALKKEIENLHHS
- a CDS encoding glycosyltransferase, coding for MTIIIYPPTIDWSFMRQRPQHLMRQFAKDNHTVLYFNKENQPGKVWSEVENNLFTINHAQFFMDKILPMLEEDKLYWTSWSKKIPFAKEFNADFLVYDCVDDFPDWDDDEKRWVHEVDTIVCTAMNLKEKMKKIAPETPVTLVPNGCEWEFFHNSQFINMDNLEGVPFSDGPKIGYIGAWAPWVDKEIISKLADTYPHGQIIIIGPMLTSEIVNKTNVFYLGYRDYSDLPAILAYFDICIIPFELNRITESTNPIKVYEYLAAGKPVVSTNLPEVKKMIPFVDVADTHHQFLSYIAKALVYKRNPSYLSQYAKQFSWEERYRTIQQSLVNYFPAINKPSETQQLLNSIFYHNNTFNLAHCTTNSYYPNTNLKHDPPFIGQKPQGEYQCFLKAPKENIDLGSNHIYLDIDIGTTHSFTTLHVEINYTLNEIDFDKLTYSTKLDLHSFKSYNLKESINKTYSVDITELVKKLGALPSFQLKSKNNNHIRLNNPRISIFKRTDEVSK
- the wecB gene encoding non-hydrolyzing UDP-N-acetylglucosamine 2-epimerase, encoding MNKKMAVVVGTRPELIKMGVLIKEMKKRNSHHLYVHSGQHYDYHMDGMVADIFGLPKPDYNLGVGSGSHAATTAKIMVQLEEIIIREKIDTIVVHGDTNTTLGACLAAAKLSIPVAHVEAGLRSFDKTMPEEINRILVDNMSTYLFAPTEESVKNLNTEGINSGIYLVGQSIVDAIEHVKHHNKINVLDIYGLDSKKYFFITVHRQENTDNPIRLHSIFSSILDLATHPESKLVLSMHPRTKKILAQQNLFQRLVDNPNIIILDPPPNFYHTIHLQYHAKLVITDSGGLQEESCIIGTPCVTLRENTERPETLECGANTLAGYQKEKILEAVKASILKKADWTHPYGKTGISKRILDIILN
- a CDS encoding glycosyltransferase; the encoded protein is MNILIYPPTIDWGFMKQRPQQLMQNFAKQGYTVFYCNKTQQDREIEEIAPNLYLVHHHDNWLNYTLPKVRKEKDCKVGVWCSWAMLAKELKVYKADWIIYDCVDEFADWVKYEKEMMEVADAVTCTAERLYLRLKKEYPHKRIDLIRNGYDESMGLHIPSKQSVTGEKKIIGYIGAWAPWVDDNLIKRLARAFKDCEIKIIGIEFGRKFTLDHLPNITFLGHLPHHQLASYLNQMAVCIIPFKITPVTLATNPVKMYEYLATGKPVVSTALPECLLVKEFVDIGRSYPEFISKVQSRLENPGDSSIRKNFALSNTWSHRVKQAISLINSLNK
- a CDS encoding glycosyltransferase family 2 protein, with the protein product MTNTCMLTIVICTYNDGSYLTNAVSSVISQTKRNWELIIVNDGSEDNTKTILDSLVWNPSVRIIHNRVNLGKAACLNIALNEAKGEWLMELDADDWLPNKCTVKLEEQILALSNDVALIYGKYKEWRERTRDGALFFSKIHGRKYVDLMQYINNPTPIAPRVYKMDLLRKSNGWCLSDMYGGRMYEDIYMVCTISKLGKVEFVNDVLYHRRLRKNSISNKTSANYISWKKWMMSTLIKGSE
- a CDS encoding mechanosensitive ion channel domain-containing protein encodes the protein MGIIYIEGCYSDCKQEPLWSKRRRGEQGTAGGCFPPTPPNLTAILARLASIEATLAANTARIAALEAQFGAPIDAIREEFQANLGNTVTVNATFDVIEGTVTTVGTDAVEITTPTGDVFIIPYTSVISVA
- a CDS encoding BMQ_0737 family morphogenetic spore coat protein translates to MSHNETERVCIKTRKVYDWVTRQLDVALKPICKNDLNGLFACDLDHNEDDNIADILCDKKLGPLSVKCFLSDEHGHKVDTLAHHHHRHHKGLVCKEIDQAGGRQDVEVEIGGTEITLQRVKVLIKGYVTVHIVDEMGHVVCCSAPIPFATVQTFLLCAPEGTELDCHITFFECDANLIATPDLSQLDVNLILCLDVQMEADVKLEVEARVCRPREEIIEGLLCPPKEFPPQCPEIFPAHRRR
- a CDS encoding coiled-coil domain-containing protein; the protein is MKSFKNDDKIILQQKIIHLGAEVKRLTADVERLNSKSLLKNIEKQKDAYEEKIYQLTDQLTKLEEEENEKISKLQNEVAQYKGELIKQKENHQGKLMTISNEVYQLKQQCEAERTAHLKAIEVNEQLSEEFEVLKRELEKESTINQDLEKEYEMVKETVKGLLVKIESSNQASEGYQKIADINEQLEVENLSYRKMVAELEEKVKTLHNENAQLMEDLKKLNESVSELEKKGDQVIHESTKVSSLEKKKTAPQDQEYDPRIQSWFYNNVKKTGK